The Winslowiella toletana region TATTTTAAGCATTTATTTATTTTTCAGCCAGTAAAAAACAGCACACTTTTTTATTTTCTGCTGAATCTCTCCTGAATGAATTAATTTCCGGGATGGAGATCAAGGCGACTCAACCGAGGACAGGCTATGTTGCTGCAAGGCGTCCGTTTATCGGGCGTGATGATGTGTATCATGCTGTATTGCGCGGTGTTTATTATCGCCCGCTATAGCATGGCGATTGAAAGCCCCGGTGAAACGCACGTGCAGCCTGGTTTGTTGCTGTTTATCTTTCCCGGTGTGCTGGCGGGACTGTACTCGAAAGAGGCACCGCTTAGCGTGGCGCTGTGCGGCGCAATTCTCGCAACGCCAATTTGCCTGTTGCTATTGCATTCGCGTTTTGTCGTGCACGCGGGGTTCTGGCAGGAGTTTGCCTGGTATGCCAGCGCACTGTTCTGGTGTGGCTCTGGTACGCTGGTGGTGATGCTGTGGCGAGCGATAGGCGGCTCGCGTCGACGTATTTAATCAACGAAAAAAAACCGGGTGCTGAGACCCGGTTTTTTTATGCGTTACGCGTTATTGCTGGAAAAGACCAAAGTGCTCTTTCGCGTAAGCTTCGAATTCGGTGTAGCCACCAACGTGTTTCTGGTCGAGGAAAATCTGTGGCACGGTTTCGACCGGCTTACCCACCGTTTTCTCCAGATCGGCTTTGGTGATCCCTTCGGCATGAATGTCGATATAACGGAAGTTAAAATCATCACGCTCTTCAGTCAGTTTTTCTGCCAGCTCTTTTGCGCGAACACAGTAAGGGCAGCCTGGACGTCCAAAGATCACTGCAAACATAAGGTAACTCCTCAAAGGTTAGATTCTTTTCTGTGATTGTCATCACATTTTATCGATGTATGGGCCTATGATGCCCGCATCGTTAG contains the following coding sequences:
- the ybjM gene encoding inner membrane protein YbjM, which translates into the protein MLLQGVRLSGVMMCIMLYCAVFIIARYSMAIESPGETHVQPGLLLFIFPGVLAGLYSKEAPLSVALCGAILATPICLLLLHSRFVVHAGFWQEFAWYASALFWCGSGTLVVMLWRAIGGSRRRI
- a CDS encoding GrxA family glutaredoxin gives rise to the protein MFAVIFGRPGCPYCVRAKELAEKLTEERDDFNFRYIDIHAEGITKADLEKTVGKPVETVPQIFLDQKHVGGYTEFEAYAKEHFGLFQQ